From the uncultured Trichococcus sp. genome, one window contains:
- a CDS encoding hemolysin family protein has translation MTTDPSNQTLLWQLLLIAVLTLVNAFFAASEIAFVSLNKNRVASQAIKGDEKARKILALLEHSDDFLATIQVAITFAGFLSSASAANTFAARLDPYLSNIPGAEQAAILIVTLALSYISLVFGELYPKQLGLQRPEEVARAGAGVITVVQKLMKPFVWFLSFSTSVLEKMTPITFTSGNDMFSREEVRELLEKSSDEGTIERMEFNMLKGVLSMDNKMAREVMVPRTDTFMLNVNDDVEANIEAALDSPYTRIPIYEDDKDNIIGVLHLKNLLKESKNTQIDRIDLRKIMNEPLFVPETILTDELMSYLKKSHNQLALLHDEYGGMVGIVTLEDILEEIVGDIEDEYDESYVLIERVGDNAYEADGATPLHRFNDYFGSQLESADVDTIAGYLLTELGEFPEENEEASIEVNGLIIKTLEFDNRRLLKVGVSYLNKNDRPAKERFKEDEAEAEEAAGGTEETE, from the coding sequence AAAAATAGAGTGGCAAGCCAAGCCATCAAAGGGGACGAAAAAGCGCGCAAAATTTTGGCGCTTTTGGAACATTCCGATGATTTTTTGGCGACTATCCAAGTTGCCATTACTTTCGCGGGCTTCCTTTCCAGTGCATCGGCGGCCAATACTTTTGCAGCCAGACTCGATCCCTATCTGAGTAATATACCCGGCGCGGAACAGGCTGCCATTCTGATCGTGACGTTAGCGCTCTCCTACATTTCCTTGGTCTTCGGTGAACTGTACCCGAAACAACTGGGGCTGCAGCGCCCGGAAGAAGTGGCGCGGGCAGGTGCGGGCGTCATCACTGTCGTCCAAAAGCTGATGAAACCATTCGTTTGGTTTTTGTCTTTTTCGACCAGTGTGCTTGAAAAAATGACGCCGATCACTTTCACAAGCGGCAACGACATGTTTTCGCGTGAAGAAGTGCGTGAACTGCTGGAAAAGAGCAGTGATGAAGGGACCATCGAACGGATGGAATTCAATATGCTGAAAGGGGTGCTTTCCATGGACAATAAAATGGCTCGGGAGGTCATGGTGCCGCGGACGGACACTTTCATGCTGAATGTGAACGATGATGTCGAGGCGAACATAGAAGCAGCGTTGGATTCCCCTTATACGCGCATACCGATTTACGAAGACGACAAGGACAATATCATTGGCGTGTTGCATCTTAAAAATTTGTTGAAGGAATCCAAAAACACGCAGATCGACCGAATCGATCTGCGGAAAATCATGAATGAGCCTCTGTTTGTGCCGGAAACCATTCTTACGGATGAATTGATGTCGTACCTGAAGAAAAGCCACAACCAATTGGCCTTGCTTCATGATGAATATGGCGGTATGGTCGGGATCGTAACCTTGGAGGACATTCTGGAAGAAATTGTTGGCGATATCGAGGATGAGTACGATGAAAGCTATGTGCTGATCGAGCGGGTCGGGGATAATGCGTACGAAGCCGATGGGGCTACGCCTCTGCATCGCTTCAATGATTATTTTGGTTCGCAACTTGAATCGGCGGATGTCGATACAATCGCCGGCTACCTGTTGACGGAGTTGGGTGAGTTTCCGGAAGAAAATGAGGAAGCATCCATCGAAGTGAACGGATTGATCATCAAAACGTTGGAGTTCGACAATCGCCGCCTGCTGAAAGTCGGGGTGTCTTATCTGAATAAGAATGATCGCCCCGCAAAAGAACGTTTCAAAGAGGACGAGGCAGAGGCTGAAGAAGCCGCCGGTGGAACGGAAGAAACAGAGTGA